The following are from one region of the Francisella opportunistica genome:
- a CDS encoding cytochrome d ubiquinol oxidase subunit II translates to MDLGLIWLIIIAFALLLYVILDGFALGMGVLFPLLDDHQKDIATSILLPTWDGNQTWLVFALACFYGMFPIAFAYIFPKIYLSAILLVVMILLRGICFEFRLKSSQKGIKNWDKLFFISSLVATFLQGYIVGELIVGFPHTHFYNIGFSAVTGITLVFGYSLLGATRLILKTEGELFAKSKQLAKVCCLILAVLMLIIGGMTPLYVKLPLDNLYKMVILIELFVLTIISFLILIKVIEAKNHALPYWLAVAIFILTYVSMLTLIFPYLIPYQITYTQAQASDTTLLFTLIPAIIMIPLLLLYTSYAYYIFRGKTKEKLSY, encoded by the coding sequence ATGGATTTAGGATTAATTTGGCTAATAATAATTGCTTTTGCACTACTACTATATGTGATCTTGGATGGTTTTGCACTAGGAATGGGGGTATTATTCCCACTTTTAGATGACCACCAAAAAGATATAGCAACAAGTATATTACTACCAACATGGGATGGTAACCAAACATGGCTTGTGTTTGCACTAGCATGTTTCTATGGAATGTTTCCAATAGCTTTTGCGTATATCTTTCCCAAAATTTACCTATCAGCAATACTATTAGTAGTAATGATATTATTAAGAGGAATATGCTTTGAATTTAGGCTAAAATCTTCACAAAAAGGTATAAAAAATTGGGATAAGTTATTCTTTATTTCATCACTTGTAGCTACATTCCTTCAAGGTTATATAGTTGGTGAACTAATTGTTGGCTTTCCTCATACTCACTTTTATAATATTGGTTTCTCTGCTGTCACAGGTATTACATTAGTATTTGGCTATAGCCTACTTGGAGCAACACGCTTGATATTAAAGACTGAAGGAGAGTTATTTGCAAAATCTAAACAACTTGCTAAAGTATGCTGTCTTATCCTAGCTGTTCTAATGCTAATAATTGGTGGGATGACTCCTTTATATGTCAAACTACCTTTAGATAACTTATATAAAATGGTAATATTAATAGAATTATTTGTACTTACTATAATTAGCTTCTTAATACTTATCAAAGTTATTGAAGCAAAAAATCATGCTCTACCTTACTGGCTAGCAGTAGCAATATTCATACTAACTTATGTAAGTATGTTAACATTAATATTCCCATATCTCATCCCTTATCAAATAACATATACCCAAGCTCAAGCTAGTGATACAACATTACTATTTACCTTAATCCCAGCAATTATAATGATTCCTTTATTATTGCTTTATACTAGCTATGCGTATTATATTTTCAGAGGAAAAACTAAAGAAAAATTAAGCTACTAA
- a CDS encoding type IV pilus twitching motility protein PilT, giving the protein MIRKLLTLCVQKKASDLHLSSGCKSKYRIDGDLIDIESSPVLNDKMISQMLLEIMTDDQKDELIETYECDFSIDDRDNDARFRVNAFFHNRGYGAVFRRLENTIPTLDQFGAPRILKDVQAKKGGLILVTGPTGSGKSSTLAALVNEINQKEDSHILTIEDPVEFVHTSQRSLVNQREVKRDTKSFNAALKSALREDPDCILVGEMRDLETIRLALEAAETGHLVLGTLHTMSAIKTVDRVISVFPPAEQELVRNMLAESLQIVISQRLLKRKGGGRVAAYEVLISNTGIRNMIKENKLSQIYTALQTGTAKGMATMEQSIENLLKAGTITPEEAAKYIVIR; this is encoded by the coding sequence ATGATAAGAAAATTATTAACTCTTTGTGTTCAAAAAAAAGCATCTGATTTGCATCTATCCTCTGGTTGTAAGTCTAAATATAGGATAGATGGCGATTTAATTGATATTGAATCATCACCTGTACTGAACGATAAGATGATTTCACAGATGCTTTTAGAAATCATGACAGATGATCAAAAAGATGAGCTGATAGAAACATACGAATGTGATTTCTCGATAGATGATAGGGATAATGATGCAAGATTTAGGGTAAATGCTTTTTTTCATAATCGTGGTTACGGTGCAGTATTTCGTCGCTTGGAAAATACTATACCAACCTTAGACCAGTTTGGTGCACCAAGAATTCTCAAGGATGTGCAAGCTAAAAAGGGCGGTTTGATCCTAGTGACAGGGCCTACAGGTTCTGGTAAGAGTAGTACATTGGCGGCATTAGTTAATGAGATTAATCAAAAAGAGGATTCACATATTTTGACTATTGAAGACCCTGTAGAATTTGTCCATACAAGTCAAAGATCATTGGTTAACCAACGTGAGGTTAAGAGGGATACAAAAAGTTTTAATGCGGCTCTAAAATCAGCACTAAGGGAGGATCCTGATTGTATTCTTGTTGGTGAAATGCGTGATTTAGAAACTATTAGATTAGCGCTAGAAGCAGCTGAAACAGGTCACTTAGTTCTAGGGACATTACATACAATGTCAGCTATAAAAACCGTCGATAGGGTTATATCTGTATTTCCACCTGCTGAGCAAGAGCTTGTGCGTAATATGTTAGCTGAGTCATTACAAATTGTTATATCACAGCGCTTACTGAAACGTAAGGGTGGTGGTCGTGTAGCAGCATATGAAGTTCTTATCTCAAATACTGGTATTAGAAATATGATTAAAGAAAACAAACTCTCGCAGATATATACAGCACTACAAACTGGTACAGCCAAAGGAATGGCAACAATGGAGCAGAGTATTGAGAACCTTCTTAAAGCTGGAACAATTACACCAGAAGAAGCAGCTAAATATATAGTTATCAGATAA
- the acnA gene encoding aconitate hydratase AcnA, translating into MSDIKNITKLQIENKGKKYTLYSLKKLSQELDKDVTRLPYSIRVLLENQLRNIDGYKVKEDDMHKVLEWDAKASSRTEIPHMPARVVMQDFTGVPAVVDLAAMRKAIKDAGGDADKINPLVDTAMVIDHSVQVDFYGTKTALAQNVAKEFERNGERYSLLKWAQKAFDDFIVVPPGMGIIHQVNLEYLAKGALVKNINGEDIIYPDTLVGTDSHTTMINGVGVVGWGVGGIEAEAVMLGQPYYMVLPDVVGVKLTGKLKTGVTATDLVLKITEVLRKHGVVGKFVEYYGEGLESLSLPDRATIANMAPEYGATIGFFPVDELTLEFFNNTNRNELVDAAREMYKEQLLFRENPAEEPEYSSIVEIDLTEVESNLAGPKRPQDRVAFHDMKKAFAEALVHEQGLHGFGLTQEQLQNSAEVKGLGERITHGSLAIAAITSCTNTSNPSLLLGAGLLAKKANAKGLKVKPYVKTSLAPGSQVVTQYLEKANLLPELENLGFNLVGYGCTTCIGNSGPLDEPVVEAINEADLVVASVSSGNRNFEGRINPHVKANYLASPIHVVAYALAGTVDFDPVEDAIGKDAEDNDVYLADIWPTTEEIAAIQADVVNSDMFKKAYATVLDGTEDWQKLKAPEGKLYEFDESSTYIQCPNFFEKFAEGNDDLDIKGARTLLMLGDSVTTDHISPAGAIPEEYPAGQYLKSHGVEKKDFNSYGSRRGNHEVMMRGTFANIRIRNLLLDNVEGGFTKYYLDGSQQYVFDAAMKYKEKGIPLVILAGKEYGTGSSRDWAAKGTFLLGVKAVIAESYERIHRSNLVGMGVLPLEYVDGQNAKTLGLDGSEMFNIKNLNNIKPRQRVVVEAVHPGTAHITTFEALARLDADVDVDYLKNGGILQTVLKVIMGDKKESKAAESSTTSSCGSTDASSETSCPFAKIANFFKKLFK; encoded by the coding sequence ATGTCTGATATTAAAAATATCACTAAGCTGCAAATAGAGAATAAAGGAAAGAAGTATACTCTATATAGCTTAAAGAAACTTTCACAAGAGCTTGATAAAGATGTTACGCGTCTTCCTTATTCGATCAGGGTATTACTTGAAAACCAGCTTAGAAATATAGATGGTTATAAAGTAAAAGAAGATGATATGCACAAAGTTTTAGAATGGGATGCTAAAGCTAGTTCAAGAACTGAGATTCCACATATGCCTGCTAGGGTTGTGATGCAAGATTTCACAGGTGTTCCAGCAGTAGTTGATTTAGCTGCGATGAGAAAGGCGATCAAAGATGCTGGTGGTGATGCAGATAAAATTAATCCTCTTGTAGATACAGCTATGGTAATTGACCACTCAGTACAGGTCGATTTCTATGGAACAAAAACTGCTTTAGCTCAAAACGTAGCTAAGGAATTCGAAAGAAACGGTGAGAGATACAGCTTACTTAAGTGGGCACAAAAAGCATTTGATGATTTCATAGTTGTACCACCTGGAATGGGGATTATCCATCAAGTTAATTTAGAGTACCTTGCAAAAGGTGCTTTAGTTAAAAACATCAATGGTGAAGATATAATTTACCCAGATACTCTAGTAGGTACAGACTCGCATACTACTATGATCAATGGTGTTGGTGTAGTAGGCTGGGGTGTAGGTGGTATTGAAGCTGAAGCTGTAATGCTTGGTCAACCATATTACATGGTTTTACCTGATGTTGTTGGTGTGAAGCTTACTGGTAAATTAAAAACTGGTGTAACAGCTACTGATCTTGTACTTAAGATTACAGAAGTACTTAGAAAGCATGGTGTTGTTGGTAAGTTTGTAGAGTACTATGGCGAAGGTTTAGAAAGCTTATCTTTACCAGATAGAGCAACTATAGCAAATATGGCTCCAGAATATGGTGCAACTATTGGTTTTTTCCCGGTTGATGAATTAACTTTAGAGTTCTTTAACAACACTAATCGTAATGAGCTTGTAGACGCTGCGCGTGAAATGTATAAAGAGCAGTTATTATTTAGAGAAAATCCTGCAGAAGAGCCAGAATATTCTAGTATAGTAGAAATAGATCTAACGGAAGTTGAATCTAATCTTGCAGGTCCTAAGCGTCCACAAGATAGGGTAGCATTCCATGATATGAAAAAAGCTTTTGCAGAAGCTTTGGTACATGAGCAAGGATTACATGGTTTTGGCTTAACTCAAGAGCAATTACAAAATTCAGCTGAAGTAAAAGGTCTTGGTGAAAGAATTACTCACGGCTCACTTGCTATTGCTGCAATTACCTCTTGTACAAATACTTCTAACCCATCACTACTTTTAGGTGCTGGTTTATTAGCTAAGAAAGCAAATGCAAAAGGACTTAAGGTTAAACCTTATGTTAAAACATCTTTAGCTCCTGGATCTCAAGTCGTGACTCAATATCTTGAGAAGGCTAATTTGTTACCAGAGCTTGAGAACTTAGGTTTTAACCTAGTTGGTTATGGTTGTACTACTTGTATTGGTAACTCTGGTCCTCTTGATGAGCCTGTGGTTGAAGCTATTAATGAAGCTGACCTTGTGGTTGCTTCTGTAAGTTCAGGTAACCGTAACTTTGAAGGTCGTATTAATCCTCATGTTAAGGCTAATTACCTTGCATCGCCAATCCATGTAGTTGCTTATGCATTAGCTGGGACTGTTGATTTTGATCCAGTTGAAGATGCTATCGGTAAAGATGCAGAGGATAATGATGTTTACCTTGCAGATATTTGGCCAACCACAGAAGAGATTGCTGCTATACAAGCTGATGTGGTTAACTCAGACATGTTTAAAAAAGCTTATGCAACAGTTCTTGATGGTACTGAAGACTGGCAAAAACTTAAAGCTCCAGAAGGTAAGCTTTACGAGTTTGATGAATCTTCTACTTATATCCAATGCCCTAACTTCTTTGAGAAGTTTGCAGAGGGTAATGATGATTTAGATATCAAAGGCGCTAGAACTCTTCTAATGTTAGGTGATTCTGTAACTACAGACCATATTTCGCCTGCTGGCGCTATTCCAGAAGAGTATCCTGCTGGACAATATCTAAAATCTCATGGTGTTGAGAAGAAAGATTTTAACTCTTATGGCTCTCGTCGTGGCAACCATGAAGTTATGATGAGAGGTACTTTTGCTAATATCCGTATCCGTAACTTACTTTTAGATAATGTTGAGGGTGGCTTTACTAAGTATTATCTTGATGGTTCTCAACAGTATGTATTTGATGCTGCTATGAAATACAAAGAAAAAGGTATTCCATTAGTTATATTAGCGGGTAAAGAGTATGGTACAGGTTCGTCGCGTGACTGGGCAGCTAAGGGTACTTTCCTACTTGGCGTCAAAGCAGTTATTGCAGAGAGCTATGAAAGAATTCATAGGTCTAACCTGGTTGGTATGGGTGTATTACCGCTTGAATATGTTGATGGTCAGAATGCTAAGACTTTAGGTTTAGATGGTTCGGAAATGTTCAATATTAAGAACCTAAATAACATTAAGCCGCGTCAGAGAGTAGTTGTAGAAGCTGTTCATCCAGGTACTGCTCATATAACAACATTTGAGGCTTTAGCTCGCCTGGATGCTGATGTTGATGTCGATTACTTAAAGAATGGTGGTATCTTACAAACTGTTCTTAAAGTCATTATGGGGGATAAAAAAGAGTCTAAGGCTGCCGAATCATCAACTACTAGTAGTTGTGGTAGTACAGATGCTTCATCTGAGACATCTTGCCCATTTGCAAAAATCGCTAATTTCTTTAAGAAACTATTTAAATAA